ACCAAAAAACAGTTTGACTTAACCAAAACAGCTTAAAAGAATCAAACCAACTTGATTAACTAAACCAAAACAGCTAGTCAAAATCCAACAAAATAGCTTTACTGAATTCAATCAAAACAACTTCACATAGTTCAACCAAAACATCTTCACATAATTCAACCAAAACATCTTGACAGATTCCAACCAAAACAGATTCATATATTTCAACCAAAACAGCTTGACATAACCAAAACAGCTTGACAGAATCCAACCAAATTGATTAACTAAACTAAAACAGCTTGACATAATTCAACCAAAACAGCTTGACAGAATTCAACCAAAACAGCTTCACAGAATTCACTCAAAACAGCttcacaaaatttaacaaaaacagtGATCAAATCCAATCAAAACAGCTTCACACAATTCAAACACAACAGCTTGACAGAATTCAACCAAAACAGCTTCACATAATTTAACCAAAACAGCTTCAcagaattcaacaaaaataGATTGATAAATTCCAACCAAAAGAGCTTCACATAAATCAACTAAAACAGCTAGCCAGAAATAAACCAAAACAGCTTCACAAAAGTAAACTAAAACAGCTTCACAAAATTCAACCAATACAGCTTGACAGAATCtaaccaaaacataaaaaaagagtTGTTATGAACAAAAATAGCAGagattgaattattttttttgttaatatgatTCAGGCTTATCATGATCCCCTAAGTTCAATAAAGGTGTCATGCATTATAAATATCAGCGTGTGGGTGTATTAGGGATTTATTTCAGGGACAGTGACCAAACTTGTCATTTGTCACTGAATATTTATGTCaaaataccttttttttaacaattgcaAGTTGGGACagaattttaaacatttgaataataTATGGAAAATTTTGAGTTATTATAATCAAGTACCTCCACTTGTTTTGCCAGGTGTGCTCTACTCTGATCTTCAGTGGCTGGTATTACCAGTTTTCCTGCAGAAGGTCAATAGTTCTTTCTATGGTGCCACCTAGCATCTACAAATACGTATTAGCCACCACAATATAGCCAAGCATGCTGATTGTGGGGTTTAACACAATCATCCAAgaatattaaaactaaaaaaaaagttgaaaaagtttGACTCATTAGATTGGCATTAAGCACGCACAAAAATACtaccaaaagacaaaaaacacaaaGAGTATTGAAAACTAATAACTTATAgagatgtttttattgttacgaaaaatgcaacagggttataatggcaataatttaaactttcattttgaatttttttatatgaattataacTGTATGATTATTCTCAATATCACAAAGATTTAAATGCATTTTCGTCTAAAATGATTAGATCCCAATAAttatgcacgcaataatttctgaatttaaagtaaTCAAAGTTCCTGGTGGTGCTTATACTTTCTTCTCAAACAGATTTCCctttacatttaatttcattgacCATGCCTTAATTTCATTTTGCAGATCATATGGACATTTTCCCATATGGGTGCTGCATGTAGCTCAGAGCCAGAGTATAAGCAGATTCCTAATTCAGCTGTAAAAGAACCTCTCCACCCATCAGATTTACATCCAAATCCTGCAAAAGTAGTGCAAAAACCTCATGTAGAAAAGAAAGTAGAATTTAACCAAGATACAAAGATAGATACACCATCAAAAATGTCTACTTTAAGTCCTGGTAAAGCTCCTCCTAAAAGGACAATTTCTGTTCTGAAACAGATGGGAGACGATGAGCGAATGAAGAGAAatcctgaaataaaacaattcttGACAGATTTCATCAATGTTCGTGTTTATATAGAAAATCTTCTAAAAAAAGCTGAGTGTGATGAGTATGAAGAATTACATAAGATGTTAACAGACAAAATCATTGAACCATTCAATAAACAGACCAAAGATGAGGGACGATTGTTGATGGGGGATCATCTAGCTAAAATTAGGTAAGATACTTATCCTACAGATATTGTTATGAATTATAGTAGACTCCAGCAAATGTGATACAAGTGTAAAAGGGTAGATTACTGTGGATCCATTGATATTAGTTGGATATCAATTTCCGTGAGTTTGGTGGCTAAGAAAGAACCACAAAGTTAGATGTTctataaataacatattttctaaaggaatgaaTACAGACTTTGCCACAACCactaaattaaatatccacgtatatgcaagttttcctcaaaccacgaaagtTGGTATCAACGAAagtaaatgaatccacagtatatccATTTAGACAAGCTActggaattattaaaaaatttcaagcacaagaaattatgcaaattccattattaaaaataattccaactTATTAATAGCCGGTTATGCAAACTTTGGCAAAAtgaagaaatcaaatattcacGAAATTTAttcctcaatccatgaaaattggtactcaagaaaataaaatgaattccCAATATTACAAAAACTTCGCTCTCAGTTTAAATCAACTGTCATAAACTAAAATTGCCTCTATTGGTTTCTCCCCTACTTTTTTTCACTCTAGTTGATACttcatttgtttgaaataaatgccatttttttctagttttgtGAAGCCAGTTGTAGATTTATACAATAGAATACTAGAGGAGCATGATATCCATGAAGGTATTTCTCCAAGCCTAGATGATGATGATAGTGAGCAACCATATTATATAGCTATCGTAGATATCAGATCAATACTCTGGAACTTCTCTGATACCAGTAAAGACTTTGGAATGTCCATTGCTCAAGATACAGATTTCTTTCAGTCTATTGTGAAGGACTTGCAAATTACTTTTAAAGAAGGACTGGAAAATTTGgtaagtttataaaaaattgtttataaacattttttttaatacacaacCACCATGAACAGTGCCTGTTTTCAGCTTTCGTTGTAAAATACTATACTATactgaatatgtatatatattaattattgtGGAATAAATTTTCATTACCAAATTTTTGGACAAAATGAAAAAGTGTACAATTTTTGGAGGTATTTTCTAGCATCTTTTTTTCCCTATAGTATTGTAAATGCAAATCAGTGGTTTATAATCCATGACACTTTTTATTTCAGACAGCAGGTGAATTTTCCTTCAATTCAGCTGTTGCCATAACAACAAACTGTGGACGAGCTGGAGTACAAAAGTCATCTTTCAATGTAGAGGTCAAAAAGGACAACTCTGATCCAGTTTCTGTCCACATGGTGGATGTTCTTACTCCTTTTCTCAAGTCAAAAGAACAATGTAAGCATTAATAACAAGGAGATGAGCATTATACCTTCActaactttacacacttcttttaTTCAATGTTTCCAAAATACTTTGTTGATATTGTTCTAGGTCATATCATGATCATATCATGACACATTaagctgggttttttttatatagaaattcatgatttaaaaatataggAATTAATCaaacactttctattacaaagaagATAGCACATTTATCAATAGGATTTACTGTGTCGCGCACAACACTATCTGTACAAAAACAATGGTATGGAAAGTTTATGCGCCACTCAAATTATTAAAACACAGAATaaatatggaatttattaaaaatttcaaacacatGAAACTATGCAAATTCCATCATTAAGAATAATTCCAAATtgaaataatagcctgttatatatataaaacagtacAAGAAACCATACAAAcagctatatatataaaacagtacAAGAAACCATACAAACAGCTAACTGAAGactactgtaaatttagaaattattgcatgcattttattttattattaccattttgtcatttgttttcaatatctattgataatattcatttatttctagTTGTGAAATTAACAACCTTGTTGGCATTGTCTTACATGGTAAATGAAGATCAGAATAGGTTTTTAACTGCAGACCTGTCGTTGTTTGATTTCCTGCTTGAGATGATCAAACTAGCCATGAAAGACAAGGACAGACGTTACTCTGGTTTCAGTGTTCATGAACTAATTGAAGGACTTGCTGGTCTAGCCAAAAATGATGagaataaattaaagataatggaaaagaaagaTACATATCCTCTACTGAAGAAATCCATTATGCAGAATAAAGCTGAGCAAGAACAGCTAGCAGCAGTCAGGGCTGTATGGGAGTTATCCTTCGTTGAAAAGAACAAAAAGATTTTAGCTGTAAGTATTTGAATCTGACATATTTGTGGATATATCAATCATCCTTAATTAGAACGATAGTTGTATGTGTGAGTGTATGCAAGTGGGAGAGAAaggctttttatttttactttatgtgATTACATGCTTGTTATGAGCCCTatgattaagaaataaaaataccttatctttatctttatatgttttagtaGGAACAGTTTAATGTTGATTTATCAAAGtcatccgtttttttttttaaattctgaagGGTTGAATGTTCAGAATCAGACATGACATTTGCCAAGatgcagtggcagatccaggcaatgttttatttgacttGCATGTGATGAAACCTTCCCTTTTCAAAAATGGTTGGATCTGCGACTGAAactgttaacatttatttaaacattttaaattaaattgagaTGGAAgagaaaaacactttttatgAGCTATTCAATTTATCCAAAATTtttgtataaacaaataaagtttAGAGAAATTTTACACAGTTGATTAGTATCCTTTTTAACAGCAGTTCATGTTTTGGTCAGGCATTTACATTAATAAATATGCTTACTAGTACATTACATTCATTCTGTAATTTAAAGTATGGAAAATTGTTTCATTCACAAAGATAATGCTattcaacaatatttttatatttgcagttttacatgtttatgattttcattttttggaatTCAGAAAGATAAAGATCTGATGTCAAGGTTAGAGAGTTTACAAAAGCATGACAATCAAGATATAGCTAACTCAGCAGGGAGAGCATTGTTTGTTATCAATCCTGACAGTGAGTTATCTTTCTGTTGTTTAATCATTGGTGAACACATTAAAACACTAGAATATGcaataacaaaacattatttctattttaaataaggagatatggtatgattgcttatggGACATATATTCACTAAAGGATAGACGTAAGCAACTACATGTTTAGGTCACCATGCAAATTTCATCATTGACCAACCCTTTACTATATAATCAGCTGCAATAAAGTCAGCcatggaataaaaaaatgtgaaatcctttaaaacaaaaacaaaacaaaacagcaaCCTAATTTATGACAGAAAAATGATGGAAATATAATGGCAcccactgatttacaggctcctaacATGGGATAGACACTTAAAGAATGAATTGTCTCCCCTTGTTAATCTTAATTTATTGTATGATTCTTAAACTGCATTTAATTCAAAGGTTAAAgcaatgaagaaataaaaagtaaatgatCAAACATGCAATAAGGGAAagcatttaaaatttactttaaaaaaaaaaatcctttcatatatttattattaatataatatattttggcGGAAACATATTTAGTTCCGTGAATATATACTTCCGCTATTGTATT
Above is a window of Mytilus trossulus isolate FHL-02 chromosome 4, PNRI_Mtr1.1.1.hap1, whole genome shotgun sequence DNA encoding:
- the LOC134714767 gene encoding uncharacterized protein LOC134714767, producing the protein MGAACSSEPEYKQIPNSAVKEPLHPSDLHPNPAKVVQKPHVEKKVEFNQDTKIDTPSKMSTLSPGKAPPKRTISVLKQMGDDERMKRNPEIKQFLTDFINVRVYIENLLKKAECDEYEELHKMLTDKIIEPFNKQTKDEGRLLMGDHLAKISFVKPVVDLYNRILEEHDIHEGISPSLDDDDSEQPYYIAIVDIRSILWNFSDTSKDFGMSIAQDTDFFQSIVKDLQITFKEGLENLTAGEFSFNSAVAITTNCGRAGVQKSSFNVEVKKDNSDPVSVHMVDVLTPFLKSKEQFVKLTTLLALSYMVNEDQNRFLTADLSLFDFLLEMIKLAMKDKDRRYSGFSVHELIEGLAGLAKNDENKLKIMEKKDTYPLLKKSIMQNKAEQEQLAAVRAVWELSFVEKNKKILAKDKDLMSRLESLQKHDNQDIANSAGRALFVINPDNEKNLMKSVADSHSKLEHPEQEHIMISYQWSNQKTILQIKDKLRQNNFPVWIDVDFMEGSMLQMMASAIEKASVVLICYSEKYKDSKNCRTEAEYAFARDKMIIPVLLQNRYRPDGWLGILIGSKKFYDFSGKYDFEKKFQELKGELEGQLLQKKRQPAMMKDLVNQAVNSEHADVEKEIGVLSWTKQDLQNWLKQNQLESFSGLHSLTGEQIGFLYKLFRRAPDFFYKCLEEKLGLKSLEDLMKFDKALEKLSRDHPDINQLLL